TCTTTGTTATCTCCTCTTGTTGAATTGAAGATAAGTTATCACTGTTTTGTTCCTTAATTAGCTCCTTATCAGTGATTTTGTTCTCAACATTCATCTCTACATTATCTGCATTTATATCTTGTGGCTGCATTTTATTATTGTCCTGTATTTCAAATGATTCCTGCACTGCTTCTGAGGATTGTTGAGTTTTGGCTTTGTTGTTTGTACTCTGAATATTGGTGCACTCATTTCCGTCTGTGTCCTTTTCTTGTGCGTACTTATTACATTGGTTTTCCTTGTTTATAATCTCCTTGCTTCCCTTTTTCTCCTTGTTGTGTGGTGTTTTTTCACTGGTATCATGTGTTGATTTCTTGTCCAGTGACTGATTTGTGTTGTTTTTGTCTTGCAGCTTTCCAAATGATGCTTCAACCCATGGTTTTGCTGTTTCTTTCACTGCTTCAGAAGAACCAACCAATGTTTTGCTTGTTTCAAGCTCATGTTCCTCCTCTAAATTCACCAAAGCATCAAACTTATTTTTTGTGCCTTCATTTTTATCATTGTTGATTGTATGTTCATTCGTCTTATTTGCATCTCTTGCATCTTTGTTCTCCTGAGCTGTAGCATTATGTTTGTTGGTCCCTTTTTTATTTTGAACCACATTCCATGCTTGATTTGTTGGTTTCCCATATTTGTGCACTTGTTTGTGCCTCTGATCTGTAGGTTGTTTATTTGCTTGATCTTTTTGTTTCTGTCTTTGATCCGCTCTTTGATTGGTTGCCTGCCCCTCTTCTCCCGGTCTGTCTTTAAGATTTTCTTGTATGTTTTGGTTATTCCTTTTGAGTTTATGTTTTCCGTTGTTGTTTTCTTCTCCTCCATCCTTTTGCTCTTCCTTTTCTGGTCTGTGCTCAGGATGTAGTACCCAGCAACCTTGCATATCGTGTCCTTGCAGTTTACAATGACTGCAGTATTTTGGCAAGTAATCATATTGTATAGTTTGCCACTTTGATCTGATTTCCCCGGTTTCCTCATCTAAACAGTTTATTTGTACTCTCTTTGGTAATTCTTTAAGAAGATCAACTTCCACTTttaccctagcacaactaggtctcgTTTGATTATTCGTGGCCTTGTCAATCACTAATGGTTTCCCTACTGCATTGGCCAGGGAAAACATGGATTCCTTATCGAACAAATTAGTCGGTAATCCAGGGAAAGAAATCCATGCAATAGCTATCGTAGTTTCCTCTTCCGGGTTAAACCATGGATCCCATATTTGAAATCTTACTGGGAAAATTCTATTTCTGCATTTAATTTCCCAAGCACTTCATGCCAAAGCAGCATAATCTTGAAGTAAGGACAATCTAATCAGTATATGCCTATCCTCAAGGAGTCCAGTAACACACTCACCTTTGATCTCCAATTGAGTTGGAAGACATTTTCTCAGTTCATGAATATCTGGTCTGCCATACGAGAATTTTGCAATCAAAGCATATTGGAGTTTTTGTCTCACACATAgtatttcaaattctttcttcgTCCACATTAAAGCAGGTTCTCCGTGTAGATATGTAATAGGTTTGATGTTTAAAGGCTCTGGTGTTTGGGTATTTGCGAATGTTTTTAGGGTTGTGGCATATCCAATTAGTGATGATGGTTGAGTCGCAGGCTGACCATCCACCGGAGGTGGCTGGACGCCAGCTGTTGAGGCCATagaatgatgatgttgatgctaAGGTTTTGGTGAGAAGAGAGTTATATCGAAAATGACATGAAATCATCTGTTAGACAATTTATCGAACAGGTTGCAGACGTCCTACTGTGAGCTTGGTTTCAACAACAATGGTGAGTAGTCAGCCCTTCCAAAATGTTAGGAATTATAGTTCAACAGACTAACACAACAGAAAATACCAATTCATGAGGCAATTCAGATTTCGAAATTAGTTGCTTCAACCTCAACAAGCACAGCAGCAAACTATAGCAAAAGTTCCAGTGGTCAAGCCTTTTCTTCGTTTCCCATTACAATCAGTTATAAGTGGTTATGTTTAATCCTCAGGACTTTTTTGTTTCTAAGGAATAGGTTATGTATACTGATAAAACTTGGGAATAAAGTAAAGCAATATATTATTCAATCTTTTTGTAAAAGTTGTATAAATCACAGTTAGTGAACTGGGTTTCTTactcgatttttttttgtttcagtttcagtttgtcatttttttttaactaaaaggtGAATGATATGTTCTGTTTCACTAAGTTATTTCAGCTTGTTCTTCCATTTAGAGGTCATTCGGTTGTATTAATGATATGAAGACAGAACATTAATTTGATTGCTTTGTTTATGTCAACATTAATAGGAACATGAATAATCTAGAGTGTGATTGGATGTACGATAGGTTGGATGGCCGAGGGGGTATAAACTCTAGCTTTGTAACCGATGTAGATAATTTTATCCAATTTGCACTTTCTCAACGAAATTACATGAGCGGTAACAAGGTTAGATGTCCATGTAAAAAATGTCACAGCATTAAATACATGGATGTTGAAATCGTTGAATATCACCTTTTTCATTCTGCAAACTGTTAACTGATCATGTGTGTCATACCATGTATAATTTTCCCTTTTATTGGAATTCAACAATGTTTCTTGTAATTACTAATATATAGAAGAGGCTTGGAAGCAGCTGGCTGTTGTCTTGCCGGCTTGTCGACCAaggcctacttttgtaatttcaATCTTAATTTTGGTCTTCGTGTCTAACACGTGTTGACTCAGATAATAGTTGTTGCACATGCGCAGTCCTAAATTGCCCTTCAGCTATGTTGACGATGAAGTGGCCGCTTCAAATTGTGTGTAATTTGTGTGCTTTAACTCTCTTTTCGTTTTCTGCTCTGCTGTTTCTTGATCATCTACCTTTGTTTGGTTTTTTGATTTCTGAGCTTCTTCATCTGAGGTGGTGAGCAATCTGTTACCGCTAATTTCTGCACAATTATTGGGTCCTTTTCCGCTATAATTTCAATTATCTTATTCTTCTTTGTACTTATAATCTTTCGCAAGTTTCTGCAGTTCGTTGGTGTTGAACGTCTTTTCTTTTTCCAGTTCGTTTGAAAAAGGTAGTTTTCCAGATCTACGTTTAAAAGTTTTGTTTGCTCTTTAGTTGAAATAAATTAGTGTTTGGTCGATATCATACATGAATCAGTTTACAGCTTGTATTATGAGcagttatttttctttattttggtTAATTACAGCTTGTTCATGGCTGAAGAAATTCTTAATGTGCCCCATGCATACTTGCTTGCATTTTTCTTCGTCCACCCTTAATAGTTAGTATAACAGTGTATTACATATAAAGAGCTTGAGAGGTTGTTAATAACTATCAAGGATTAGAGAACTTAAATAGGTGGCTAATAAAATGGAATCTAGTTTACCAACTGTTAGCAgcaaaacaaactaaacaaaGCAACGAATAAGCAAAAGAGTCGGTTGTTCTCTGTAATTTGTTGGATTTTAATAATGTTATGACTATTCCAGTTAGTAGAGGAAATGTCGTAGTCTGCTAAATTAGCTTCTCACTGGTGTGTCGAAACCACGTTCACTATACTTTTCAGCTGACTTGCAAAAACTTGTACTCAAACAATTAACCGTTGTAGCAACAATACTGAAATTTTAAGAATAAAGTGTTAGTTTCACTTCAAACTATCTTTGCATGTTTCACAATGTAACAAGAGGACGATAATGCAGGATTTTTTTGCTATAGCAACTGATCAACCATTCCGTTTCCCTTTAACCTTTACATTTGTGATCAGGGAATTTTCCACGCTAGAaggtgctctctctctctctctctctctctctctctctctctctctctctctctctctctctctctctcattctGAAAAGCAAGGAAACTTACATTAGTTAAATATACATGTCAAGATCCTTGACTTTTTACAGTCTAGTTATGATGTTATATCTTCTTACAGGTCACTGAATTGAATGTTTCCATCTCTTGTACATACTTTGAAGTGTAACTTTCTTTGTATGTTTGTATAACTTTGTACATGTAAAAATCATTGTCCATGTGAAGCTTCTACAAACTATTCAAATTCTACAAATTTCTAAGGGTATGAAAAAATAGCATGACGTTGTTGCCTGAAACAAAAAGCGTCGGTCCTTGGCAGAAACAAACTCTAAAATCAAGCTCAAGAGAGGTAATTTATATAAACAGTTGTTCACTTTCTATAAAAACATGGTTTTGAGGatctatttttaatttacatctacAGTCATTGTTAATATGTGTAGTTTGAGAGAACCATCATTTGCTCGGATACTATAAACAAACCATGTACAACCAGTTTGACATTGTTTCATGGGTTTGATTCCAACTATAAGTTATTTGTATGTTTGTTACAATTGGAATTTTCTATTTTCACCACATTTTTTTCCTTTGGTGGTTGAAAAACTTACAGCAGTAGCAGTTTTGGTAATATTTAGTTCTTCATAGTAATTGTAAAATTCAAATTTTGGCATAAGAAGTGCAAATCCTAGGCTGTATTCCATCTGGTAGTCTGAATTATATTACAGGCACGATACTGAAAACTCAGAAAAGAACACAATTGCAGTAAAAGGAGGTGAAACCAACAAACCCAGTAAGAACAACCAATTTGGCTGCACGGATATGCTGCCTACGATCCACAACAGATACTTCATCTAAAATTTCCTGATCTCAGTTTTGTtcccttttcttcaatttggtcTCTGCTTTTGTTTTTCCAGTTGCACATAGATTTCTGCTACTTCAAGTATTAGAATAACCTCACATAATTCTACGAAAATAGAATAGTTCTATTGGCCAAAAAATATCTTACTATATGTAACTTTAGTTTTTATGCAGCTGATTTTAGATGGAGCAGGGATTACCCGAAAAAAAGATGGAAGTAGTTGCAGAAAAATGAAGATAAAATATGTGGTTGATTAGATTTAGATTGCTGTGCAGGGAAAAAAAAATATTCCTTCTTTTCCCATATAGCTGCTGTCTTGTACTGCATAAGTTTTCCTGATATGCTAAAGACTCATTACCAACTTGGGGACCAAATGCTAAATTATGCAATACGCGTAGTATAAAAGCTCTTTACTAGCAGCCTGCTTGCATTTTACTGGTTACTTTTTTTACTAATGGTTGCTTTAATTTCTTCATGTCCACATTTTTTTGTACATATGGCTCGAGGCAGAGGTCGAGGTAGCGGAGGTCGTGTAGGAAAGTTCTCATTTAGGTGCGATTCTACTGGTCGTGCAAACATTCCTACCATTCCCATTCCCACCACAGTTAGTCCTCAACAAGGTGGTACGAGTTTCATAGGTGGGCCAGATCCTATAAACCAAGTTCAAACTTTAGGTACGCCACCCTTTCAATCCTCAGGTCTGTTTATTGATCCTCGtgactttttctttcttcttggaTATGGTGACAAAAGTGTTCCTGCAAGATGGGTGGGGAAGGGGTAGTTTTTCTAGTTAATTTGGCATTTGGCATAGCATTATGGTCTTCTATTGAGCTTTTTTCCTTTCCCATAATCCCTACTACTTACTAGCCACATAATGCATCCTCCAATCAAATAACAGTGGTGTAGAACTGAAATGATAAGTatgatcaaaattttattttttccagAAGTACTTTATACTTCAATTTAACCAAATTTGATCTGTTCTATTCAATTTCATATTGAAGGATGCATTTTTGTCTACAGAGTTCTCTTAAAATTGCCATAGGACAATGTTGAGGAATATTATAGTGGAAAGATTTTGCGTTCACATCTCTTGAACatattgaattgaaaatgaagATAGACACTTTTTGATGTGTCCTTGAACATAATTGCTATGGTCTTGACTATCTATTTACTTTCTATGGGGAATTTTTGATTTAATGACTGGTAAAAATGTTATGATGCCACTGGAGATCTGAGATTGGTCTATATCCTGAGTATAATACATAGTTTAAGCTTCAGAGGAAGAGCAGTAAAGATGCAATGCTTGTGGATATGTTCGGAGATTTTTATTGCATGAAACAAATATATTTACACATAGTTATAAATGTGCATCGTCCCCCCACCATGACATTTAGAGAAGCTTTAGTAGTTCAACTGTGTGATGAAAGCTTTAGTCGATAGTTGATTTTCCTCACGTCCACATTTTTTTGTAGATATCGCTCGAGGAAAAGGTCGAGGTAGCGAAGGTCGTGTAGGAAAGTCCTCACTTAGGGGTGATTCTGCTCGTCATGCAAACATGCCTACCATTCCTATTCCCACCACAGTTAGTGCTCAACAAGGTGGTATGAGTTCCATAGGTGGGCCAGATCCTATAAACCATTTTCAAACTTTAGGTACACCACCGGTTCAAGCGTCAGATCACGGTAGTAACCCAACCATCCCTGAATTATCTCCCATTACACCTGATCTGAGCAGCCCAATAGATGAGGGTACATCAAACCAGAGCAACACTATCAGCGAAGAAGAGTCCAGTAGTCGTCGTAGGCAGCGGACACTTACACTTGTTACTCTCACTCCTGCAGGGTTAGTCCatgcttgtattttttttttatatataatttgtGGTAGGCCttgaaataatattttcaaatttATGCAGGTTGGAACCTTCAAAAGAATGCTCTAATACTATATCCACATCTTTATGGTACTGTGCCCTCAGTTTGAGATAACACTCTTTAGCAACTTGTTGCAAGGAAATCCTTAGCAATACCAATTGCACTTCACTTTATAGTTAGATCATTGACACAACTGATTATCTTTGTGATAGTATAATCCATGCATTGCACTACTTTTACCTAGCTGATAGCAGTGTTTTGCCCAAGCAGTACTGCCAATTCTTCATCTGATCTGCACAAATGATGCACTGATTCCTTCCAGCTGCTTCAAGTAGCAACATGTGAAATCATATGTAACTTTGTGAACCTGCAGATCAGAAAACCAGCAAGCCCAGGCTGCAGCTGCTTCCCAAAGTATGTTCCTTCGTGTGTGTCCCCAACTGTCCATATGAACTCCCTTTCATCCATATTTTCCATGCATAGGATTAGTGACCAGTACCAACTGCAGTAATAGACACCAACTGCTAGCTGCACTGTGTGGTCTGGTGGAGCTGTAGAAAAATGACTATCTCCATGCCAATGTACCTTTCCATTTGTTGTATATTGATCATTTATACTTGAAAAACCAGTTTGTCACCTCAACTTGCATTATTTCCCATGTCATTGTAAAAAAAAACAGTTGCTTCCTGTTGTTTTGACAGTTCCATGCAGACTAAGAACCTGCTGTCCATTGATATTTCCTCTATGCATTTGACCTAAGATCAGTgatacttgcaaaaaagaaaactttattAGTGAATAAAAAAATCACCATGTTCTCCTCCAAAAAGACTTGAACATGATGATAATATGTCTTTT
Above is a genomic segment from Lycium barbarum isolate Lr01 chromosome 12, ASM1917538v2, whole genome shotgun sequence containing:
- the LOC132624751 gene encoding uncharacterized protein LOC132624751 — encoded protein: MFSLANAVGKPLVIDKATNNQTRPSCARVKVEVDLLKELPKRVQINCLDEETGEIRSKWQTIQYDYLPKYCSHCKLQGHDMQGCWVLHPEHRPEKEEQKDGGEENNNGKHKLKRNNQNIQENLKDRPGEEGQATNQRADQRQKQKDQANKQPTDQRHKQVHKYGKPTNQAWNVVQNKKGTNKHNATAQENKDARDANKTNEHTINNDKNEGTKNKFDALVNLEEEHELETSKTLVGSSEAVKETAKPWVEASFGKLQDKNNTNQSLDKKSTHDTSEKTPHNKEKKGSKEIINKENQCNKYAQEKDTDGNECTNIQSTNNKAKTQQSSEAVQESFEIQDNNKMQPQDINADNVEMNVENKITDKELIKEQNSDNLSSIQQEEITKNREVQQLNVISEKLPDGIGITDETYEMEGGTLAGTQTGEQHIEKVQSTNKGENKDRATCSNHQQEGKIKDNEIEVADSISTNAPKEQSAEPGKVDDIGDDDEVEKSSESVTLANQDM